The Desulfovibrio sp. X2 DNA window GGTCCTTCTCCCCCTCCCCGATTCTCTTTCCTGTTCTCCCTCGCCTACCCCAGCTCCTCGGGCGTGGGCAGGCTGGCCAGGGCGTGCACCGGGGCGGGCAGGCGCACGCGGGGCTTGCCTTCCTGGGCCGCGCAGAAGATGCCGAGCAGCTCGGGCGCGGGGCGGCCCACGGAGTTCACCGCGGCCTCCACGAGGTCGAGCAGGCCGAGGATGGTGCCGCCGCTCGAGACCACGTCGTCGATGAGGATGATGCCGCGCGTGGCCTGGGCCAGGATGTGGATGTCGCGCTCGTAGAGGGCCAGGAGCTTGCCGCCCGAGGTCACGGATTCCGAACCCACCTGGACCAGGGGGCGGCTGTCCGCCTCCATGTGGGGCTTCACGCGGTTGTAGGCCACGGCCACGGCGTCCAGGCCGAGCTCGCCCGCGGCGACCTGGGTGAGCTGCAGGGCCTTCTCGACCACGGTGAGCACGGCGACGCCGTCGAGGTCGCCGATCTCGGCGCGGATGCGCTCGGCCAGGAGGTGGCCCAGGTCGTGGTTCAGCCTGATCTGGCCCACGAGGTTCAGGGAGGCGATGCGCAGCCGCCTGCCGTTCCTGGTCCCCGGGAGCTTCACCAGGGGCAGCTCCACGCCGTAGGGCAGGCCCGGGACCTGGAGCAGGGTCTTTTCGCCGGATTCGCTGGTCGGATAGATGGTCATGTGATGTCCGCAAAAAGGCCCCCGGCTTCGCGGCCGGGGGCCTTCACGTCGCTGGTTATTCGGGAATGGTGCCGGAGACGCCCTTGACGAAGAAGCGCTTGGTCAGCAGGTCCTGGTCCGAGACCTTCTTGCCCGCGGGCACGATGAGCTTGCCGCTCTGGTCGTAGAGCGGACCCATGAAGATGTCGTCCTGGCCCTTTCTCAGCTTCTCCAGCTCGGCTTCCACCTTGGTGCGCACGGCCTCGGGCACCTTCTTGCCGAAGGGCGAGAGCTTGACCATGTCGGCGGAGAAGCCTTCCCAGTAGGCCTCGGGCTTCCAGGTGCCGTTCTGCACGGCCTTGACCTGGCGCACGTAGTACGGGCCCCAGTTCCAGGCGGTGGAGACCAGGGCGCAGTCCGCGCCGTAGCGGGCGGCGTCCATGCCGTAGCCGATGGCGGGCACGCCCGCGGCGCAGGCGGCCTTGGAGGTGTCCGGGGTGTCGGCCATCTGGCGGATCAGGTCGTGGCCGCGTCCGGCCAGGGTCTCGGCCAGGGTGGTCTCGCCCTGGGCATCGCGCCAGGACTTGAGCCAGACCACGGTGTCGACCTTGTTCTCGTCGTACTTCACGCCCGCTTCCTTGAGGCCCTTCACGAGGCCGATGGTGAAGGCGTTGATGCCGCGGATGGGCTCGGGGATGGGCTGCGTGGCCACGGTGCCCACGTTCTTGTAGCCCATGAGGCCGGCCATGTACCCGGCCAGGTACTCGGCCTGGTACATGCGGGCGAAGTAGTTGCCCATGTTGGACGTGGTCTTGTAGCCGGAGCAGTGGTCCCAATGGGTCTTGGGGAACTCCTTGGACAGCTTGGCCATGACGTCCATGTAGCCGAAGGTGGTGCCGAAGACGATGTCGTAGCCCTTCTGGGCGTAGTCGCGCATCACGCGCTCGGCGTCCGTGGGGCTGACGATGTTCTCTGTCCAGGCCACGTCCACCTGGTCGCCCATCTCTTTCTGCAGGT harbors:
- a CDS encoding phosphoribosyltransferase, coding for MTIYPTSESGEKTLLQVPGLPYGVELPLVKLPGTRNGRRLRIASLNLVGQIRLNHDLGHLLAERIRAEIGDLDGVAVLTVVEKALQLTQVAAGELGLDAVAVAYNRVKPHMEADSRPLVQVGSESVTSGGKLLALYERDIHILAQATRGIILIDDVVSSGGTILGLLDLVEAAVNSVGRPAPELLGIFCAAQEGKPRVRLPAPVHALASLPTPEELG
- a CDS encoding BMP family ABC transporter substrate-binding protein; translation: MRKLFVLFAAALLACGLVVQAPAAAHAQAKKKLKVAFVLLESVNDHGWTEAHAEAISYLQKEMGDQVDVAWTENIVSPTDAERVMRDYAQKGYDIVFGTTFGYMDVMAKLSKEFPKTHWDHCSGYKTTSNMGNYFARMYQAEYLAGYMAGLMGYKNVGTVATQPIPEPIRGINAFTIGLVKGLKEAGVKYDENKVDTVVWLKSWRDAQGETTLAETLAGRGHDLIRQMADTPDTSKAACAAGVPAIGYGMDAARYGADCALVSTAWNWGPYYVRQVKAVQNGTWKPEAYWEGFSADMVKLSPFGKKVPEAVRTKVEAELEKLRKGQDDIFMGPLYDQSGKLIVPAGKKVSDQDLLTKRFFVKGVSGTIPE